In Chryseobacterium oranimense, a single window of DNA contains:
- a CDS encoding glutaminyl-peptide cyclotransferase: MKKNIIVGLAVVLMLASCNKDEKILNTLNEYNNSMTEKGYHFGDKLELPKEVTENAESISISFGDKETSSLTVDPKFFTLGDNAVTFNIKTKGGKVLNQDATINVFAKNPEKSITYQIVAEYPHDPKNFVQGFQIEGNTIYESDGQNGSSQILKYTLGTTTPLASTKQAQEDFSEGSTIVGDKVYQLTWQSKKGYIYDKSSLKLLSEFPYPNVLGEGWGLTYDGKNLIASDGSKLLYFLDANNPSKLIKYIAVAGSSQIYDQLNELEYHNGFIYANVWQKPVVLKINPATGEVVGTFDFTDIAKQNTKGSDDVLNGIAFKGENMLVTGKNWSKIYEVQIK; encoded by the coding sequence ATGAAAAAAAATATAATAGTAGGTTTAGCGGTGGTTTTGATGTTGGCGTCATGTAATAAAGATGAGAAGATCCTGAACACTTTGAATGAGTATAACAACTCAATGACGGAGAAAGGATATCATTTCGGTGATAAGCTTGAGCTTCCGAAAGAAGTGACGGAAAATGCAGAAAGCATCAGTATCAGCTTTGGAGATAAAGAAACTTCAAGCTTAACAGTTGACCCTAAATTTTTTACATTAGGAGATAATGCCGTTACCTTCAATATCAAAACAAAAGGAGGAAAAGTGTTGAATCAGGATGCAACCATCAATGTATTTGCAAAAAATCCTGAAAAAAGCATAACCTACCAGATCGTAGCAGAATATCCGCACGATCCGAAGAATTTTGTACAAGGATTCCAGATAGAAGGCAATACCATCTATGAAAGTGACGGGCAGAACGGTTCTTCTCAAATTCTGAAATATACATTGGGCACAACAACACCTCTCGCTTCTACAAAACAGGCTCAGGAAGATTTTTCTGAAGGCAGTACCATTGTCGGAGATAAAGTGTACCAGCTGACCTGGCAAAGCAAAAAAGGTTATATCTATGATAAAAGCTCACTGAAGCTTCTTTCAGAATTCCCTTACCCGAATGTTCTGGGTGAAGGATGGGGACTTACCTATGACGGTAAAAACCTGATTGCATCGGATGGAAGCAAGCTTTTATACTTCCTTGATGCCAATAACCCTTCAAAACTGATCAAATATATTGCGGTGGCAGGAAGTTCACAGATTTACGACCAACTGAATGAACTGGAATATCATAATGGGTTCATCTATGCGAATGTATGGCAGAAGCCGGTGGTATTAAAGATCAATCCTGCAACAGGAGAAGTGGTGGGAACATTCGACTTTACCGATATTGCCAAACAGAACACCAAAGGAAGCGACGATGTGCTGAACGGAATTGCTTTTAAAGGCGAAAATATGCTTGTAACAGGTAAAAACTGGTCGAAGATCTATGAAGTTCAGATCAAATAA
- a CDS encoding deoxynucleoside kinase, translated as MHIAVTGNIGAGKTTLTTMLAKHYGWDAQFEDVDHNPYLEDFYADMSKWSFALQIYFLGSRFRQVKEIRESGKNIIQDRTIYEDAHIFAENLNDMKLLSDRDFNNYVSVFGLMKSFVSAPDLLIYLKSDVPNLVKKIYKRGREYEASISIEYLSKLNQKYEKWISNYTEGKLLVIEVDDLDFVEKPEDFGFILEKIEAELNGLF; from the coding sequence ATGCATATTGCAGTTACAGGAAATATTGGAGCCGGAAAAACCACTTTAACTACGATGCTTGCCAAGCATTACGGATGGGATGCACAGTTTGAAGATGTAGACCACAATCCTTACCTTGAAGATTTTTATGCGGACATGAGCAAGTGGAGCTTTGCACTACAGATTTACTTTTTGGGAAGCAGATTCCGCCAGGTAAAAGAGATCAGAGAAAGCGGCAAAAATATTATCCAGGACCGTACCATCTATGAAGACGCCCATATTTTTGCAGAAAACCTAAACGATATGAAGCTTCTTTCAGACAGGGATTTCAATAATTACGTATCTGTTTTCGGGCTGATGAAATCTTTTGTTTCTGCACCGGATCTGTTGATTTATTTAAAATCTGACGTTCCCAACCTTGTCAAAAAGATTTATAAAAGAGGAAGAGAATACGAGGCGTCTATCAGCATTGAATATCTTTCAAAACTGAACCAGAAATACGAAAAATGGATCTCCAATTATACTGAAGGTAAACTTCTTGTGATTGAGGTAGACGATCTTGATTTTGTAGAAAAGCCTGAAGACTTCGGATTTATCCTTGAAAAGATCGAAGCAGAGCTGAACGGTCTCTTTTAA
- a CDS encoding arsenate reductase family protein — protein sequence MMVKVLHNGNCSKSNAVLEYLDENGVPFEIINIVEDPLSVLEIKTVLKKLNQSVFHMIRKTDKLYTENYADKNYSEEEWIKILSENPSLIQRPILIKGSVAMLGRPIENVKFFIEK from the coding sequence ATGATGGTTAAGGTTTTACATAACGGAAACTGCTCTAAATCAAATGCTGTGCTTGAGTATCTTGATGAAAACGGTGTTCCTTTCGAGATCATCAATATTGTGGAAGATCCGTTGAGCGTTTTAGAGATTAAAACAGTACTGAAGAAACTGAATCAGAGCGTATTTCATATGATCCGTAAAACAGACAAGCTGTACACGGAAAATTATGCTGATAAAAATTATTCTGAAGAGGAATGGATCAAGATCCTTTCTGAGAATCCTTCCCTGATTCAGAGGCCTATTCTGATCAAAGGATCTGTTGCCATGCTGGGAAGACCTATTGAGAATGTAAAATTTTTTATTGAAAAATAA
- a CDS encoding DUF493 domain-containing protein, which yields MDILQGNQHANPEEFYVSLKEKLEGHHDFPEDYLFKFIIPTDEAKLTEIYKVFDGIKFTLGNRESKNGKYTACNINAFVLDADQVVNIYKEVAKIEGVILL from the coding sequence ATGGACATATTACAAGGAAACCAACACGCAAACCCTGAGGAATTTTACGTTTCTCTGAAGGAAAAACTGGAAGGTCACCACGACTTTCCTGAAGATTATTTATTCAAATTTATTATTCCCACAGATGAGGCAAAACTTACCGAAATTTATAAGGTTTTTGACGGCATCAAATTTACACTGGGAAACCGCGAAAGCAAAAACGGAAAATACACCGCATGCAATATCAATGCTTTTGTTCTGGATGCAGATCAGGTAGTGAATATTTATAAGGAAGTCGCCAAAATAGAAGGCGTTATTCTTTTATAA
- a CDS encoding DUF4197 family protein, producing MKKYIIAAALLIGTGTFIFTSVQSCTTVATSDLGLSIIKRILTNGIDKGMGIYSNKEAFLQNNMVDKALPKELRDINSTLEKIAPSLVAKERDFIAQAAAYTVNTSKPILQSAVNSLNAQDVTRIIQGTTATQILKEKTSQQLVAAIAPKVDEKLNEYGIAKTINTALSGNNLLGSLLGGSNSNVNAGGLSKLASEQLVNGLFYIIEDYEHQNSKALLGPLGK from the coding sequence ATGAAAAAATACATTATAGCAGCAGCATTATTAATTGGAACCGGTACATTCATTTTTACCAGCGTTCAGTCCTGCACTACAGTAGCTACTTCGGACCTTGGTTTGTCTATCATTAAAAGAATTCTTACGAACGGGATAGATAAAGGGATGGGAATCTACAGCAATAAGGAAGCTTTCCTACAGAATAATATGGTAGATAAAGCTCTTCCGAAGGAACTTAGAGATATTAATTCTACGCTGGAAAAAATTGCACCTTCGCTAGTGGCTAAAGAAAGGGATTTCATTGCCCAGGCCGCAGCTTATACTGTTAACACTTCAAAACCCATACTTCAAAGCGCAGTAAACAGCCTGAATGCACAGGATGTAACCAGAATAATCCAGGGGACTACCGCCACTCAGATTCTGAAAGAAAAAACTTCCCAGCAGCTTGTGGCAGCAATAGCTCCCAAAGTAGATGAAAAGCTGAATGAATATGGGATTGCAAAAACGATCAACACAGCTCTTTCAGGAAATAATCTTCTTGGCAGCCTTCTGGGAGGAAGTAACAGTAACGTCAATGCCGGCGGATTAAGCAAACTTGCTTCTGAGCAGCTGGTGAACGGACTGTTCTACATCATTGAAGATTATGAACACCAGAATTCCAAGGCCCTGCTGGGACCTCTTGGAAAGTAG
- a CDS encoding SusC/RagA family TonB-linked outer membrane protein encodes MKQRDLKYSCLIAVLYFGMNVNAQTTPKDTLKEQKIEEVVLIGYGSQKKENVTGSIATISAKDIADRPNSNPISSVQGKVSGVQILNSGAPGASPRVDIRGIGSITGKTVFIVDGMITDDISFLNPQDIESMSILKDPSSLAIFGAKASNGAVIIKTKTGKGKKPVFNFNSYLGVKKVTNVPKMVNGDQYVELYNEKLRNEGVTDPTKFISRSNYPADTNWFNEVLAPGIISSSDISGSGSLGKLNYFLSLGYLKDEGTLEAGRGINSGNDFGRLNTRINLSYKITDNLTIGDNFTWTDIHNNNANNPLLTAYNAPPVFYPINPNTNNYDYITLVSVTNPRAMLDLFRSKTRQQRMLNNIWAEYKFLKDFTLRVSYTSDNTNTSKYEFTPTATYIPLPNRSLLVTRDSRNRDYVWDNTLSWKKKLGQHNIELLAGFSRTQNYYRENYLEARDIIFNGDDSSLDISKGNEIYATTISAPDDPRAVTPYKKRIESTFGRLNYDYAGKYLLNASVRRDGATGFSSDDRYKVFPAVSIGWVISKEGFMSNQNVFNLLKLRASWGKLGNPEVSRDYDNLTSILSGGAYFGGIGNPAQTVTRIVDPTITWETTTGRDLGLEMALLNNKLKIEATYFDKDSKDVVYGINQPTTSGASNANNYVTNAYSFNNKGFEGSVSYDARVNDHIKFSVFGNITTLNNKITSVYADSYNQPGVSLFGNPIIRLEKGQAVGSYYGYNVVGVFQNQAQVDAAPTYSSVKKTVGGFMFEDRDGNGVIDANDKTFLGSPIPKFTYGFGFNVNIYDFDVAMDFQGVSGNKIYNYNREQRFGNESWDLDFYNNRWHGEGTSNTYAMTTNDQGVIVPSSFYVENGSFFRIRNIQIGYNIPKSVLGTAIQKLRFYASAQNPWTSFKYHGFSPEILNTDRVQMGIDNNIYPISAIYTVGVNVTF; translated from the coding sequence ATGAAACAACGTGATTTAAAGTATTCATGTCTCATTGCGGTTTTATACTTCGGTATGAACGTCAATGCGCAGACTACTCCCAAAGATACTCTCAAAGAGCAGAAGATTGAGGAAGTAGTTTTGATAGGATATGGATCTCAGAAAAAAGAGAATGTGACGGGTAGTATCGCCACAATTAGTGCTAAAGATATAGCAGATAGACCTAACTCAAACCCGATTAGCTCTGTTCAGGGTAAAGTATCAGGTGTTCAGATCTTGAATTCCGGTGCGCCCGGAGCATCACCAAGGGTAGATATTCGAGGTATCGGATCCATAACAGGGAAAACGGTATTTATTGTAGATGGAATGATTACAGATGATATTTCATTCCTGAATCCACAGGATATAGAATCCATGAGTATCCTGAAAGATCCATCCAGTTTAGCCATCTTCGGAGCCAAGGCATCCAACGGAGCGGTTATTATTAAAACAAAAACCGGGAAAGGTAAAAAACCAGTCTTTAATTTCAACTCTTATCTTGGAGTAAAAAAAGTAACCAACGTTCCTAAAATGGTTAATGGCGACCAATACGTTGAGTTATATAATGAAAAGCTACGTAATGAAGGGGTAACAGATCCTACGAAGTTTATATCAAGAAGCAATTATCCTGCTGATACAAATTGGTTTAATGAAGTTCTGGCACCGGGAATTATCAGCTCATCTGATATTTCAGGATCAGGTAGTTTAGGCAAATTGAATTATTTCTTAAGCTTAGGCTATTTGAAAGATGAAGGTACTTTAGAAGCTGGACGTGGAATAAATTCAGGAAATGATTTTGGAAGATTAAATACAAGAATCAATCTTTCTTATAAGATTACTGATAATTTAACGATCGGAGATAACTTCACCTGGACAGATATCCATAACAATAATGCAAACAACCCGTTATTGACGGCTTATAATGCTCCACCGGTATTCTATCCTATCAATCCGAATACTAATAATTACGATTACATTACTTTAGTGAGTGTAACGAACCCAAGAGCAATGCTCGATTTATTCCGTTCAAAAACCAGACAGCAGCGTATGCTGAATAATATTTGGGCTGAATATAAATTCCTTAAAGACTTTACATTAAGAGTTAGCTATACTTCTGATAATACGAATACCAGTAAGTATGAGTTTACCCCTACTGCAACCTATATTCCTTTACCAAACAGGTCTCTTTTGGTAACAAGAGATTCCAGAAACAGAGATTATGTGTGGGATAACACATTATCCTGGAAGAAAAAACTGGGCCAGCATAATATTGAATTACTTGCCGGCTTCTCACGTACTCAAAATTATTATCGTGAAAATTATCTGGAAGCCAGAGATATTATATTTAATGGAGATGATAGCAGTCTTGATATTTCTAAAGGAAATGAAATTTATGCTACTACCATAAGTGCACCGGATGATCCACGTGCTGTTACTCCTTATAAAAAAAGGATAGAATCAACATTTGGAAGACTTAATTATGATTATGCAGGTAAATATCTATTAAATGCTTCGGTACGTAGAGATGGAGCAACAGGTTTCTCTTCTGATGACAGATATAAAGTATTCCCGGCAGTAAGTATAGGTTGGGTAATCTCGAAAGAAGGATTCATGAGTAATCAGAATGTATTTAATTTATTGAAATTAAGAGCAAGCTGGGGGAAACTAGGTAATCCGGAGGTTTCCAGAGATTATGATAATCTTACTAGTATTCTTTCAGGTGGAGCTTATTTTGGTGGGATTGGAAATCCGGCACAAACAGTTACCCGAATTGTAGATCCAACTATTACTTGGGAAACTACTACAGGTCGTGATCTAGGTCTTGAAATGGCTTTGCTTAATAATAAATTAAAAATCGAAGCTACTTATTTTGACAAAGATTCTAAAGATGTAGTTTACGGTATCAACCAGCCTACAACATCCGGAGCAAGTAATGCTAATAACTATGTAACCAATGCATATTCTTTCAATAATAAGGGATTTGAAGGTTCTGTTAGTTATGATGCAAGAGTAAATGATCATATCAAGTTCAGTGTTTTTGGTAATATTACTACTCTAAATAATAAAATTACAAGTGTATATGCAGATTCATATAATCAGCCTGGGGTAAGCCTATTTGGTAACCCTATCATCAGACTTGAGAAAGGACAGGCGGTAGGCTCATACTATGGCTATAATGTTGTGGGAGTATTCCAGAATCAGGCACAGGTGGATGCTGCTCCTACCTATTCATCAGTGAAAAAAACGGTAGGAGGATTTATGTTTGAAGACAGAGACGGAAATGGTGTTATCGATGCTAATGATAAAACGTTCTTAGGCAGCCCGATACCAAAATTCACTTATGGATTTGGATTTAATGTCAATATCTATGATTTTGATGTAGCAATGGACTTCCAGGGAGTATCCGGTAATAAAATTTATAACTACAACAGGGAGCAGAGATTTGGAAACGAAAGCTGGGACTTGGATTTCTATAACAACAGATGGCACGGAGAAGGTACTTCAAATACATATGCTATGACTACCAATGACCAGGGAGTTATTGTTCCGAGCAGCTTTTATGTAGAAAACGGAAGCTTTTTCAGAATCAGAAATATTCAGATAGGATATAATATTCCAAAAAGTGTTTTAGGTACAGCAATCCAGAAGTTACGTTTTTATGCAAGTGCCCAGAACCCGTGGACGAGCTTTAAATATCATGGTTTCTCACCTGAAATCTTGAATACGGATAGGGTACAGATGGGTATAGATAATAACATTTATCCTATATCTGCAATATATACGGTTGGGGTTAATGTAACTTTTTAA
- a CDS encoding RagB/SusD family nutrient uptake outer membrane protein, whose protein sequence is MKKIVFSIFMLSAVLSCKSDYLDIPVEGRTDASEFFKTESDAIQATNAIYNFLRSWENSAFPYQYLFGVPADDVLKGSNPGDASFINAYDQFTFTASDDGVKGYWAGQWQAIARCNQVISKVPAIEMNTTLKDRLLAEARFLRAYFYFNLVRIYGGVPIFDGLQQNYNIPRNSTDEVYNFIISDLTAASQVLPQSYDAANLGRATKGAALGMLSKVYLYKKDWQKAYDTSNQVIAMGYALDPDFNHLFRVAGEFGTESVFEVDCACTSQYKGSQYSQVQGAKDQFGWGFFTPSQSLEDAFEPGDIRKELTILRNGEVTPEGDLIKANPTSVNTYNQKAYVPKSQQNTACDDGSVQNIRILRFAEVLLINAEAANELGNTATAITNLNKVRTRAMLPNTTASSQAALRTAIWHERRVELAMEGDRFVDLVRTGQAASVLAPYGFKAGKNELFPIPFLEIGQSNGVLTQNPGY, encoded by the coding sequence ATGAAAAAAATAGTATTTTCCATATTCATGCTTTCTGCAGTTTTGAGCTGTAAGAGTGATTATTTAGATATACCTGTTGAAGGAAGAACTGATGCTTCAGAGTTCTTTAAAACAGAAAGTGATGCCATACAGGCTACCAATGCAATTTATAATTTTTTAAGAAGCTGGGAGAATTCGGCATTTCCATATCAGTATCTTTTCGGGGTGCCGGCAGATGATGTACTGAAAGGTTCAAACCCAGGCGATGCTTCTTTTATTAATGCTTACGACCAGTTTACTTTTACAGCGAGTGATGATGGGGTTAAAGGATACTGGGCTGGGCAGTGGCAGGCAATTGCCCGTTGTAACCAGGTCATTTCGAAAGTTCCGGCTATTGAAATGAATACTACGCTAAAAGATAGACTCTTGGCGGAAGCCAGATTTCTACGTGCCTATTTCTACTTTAACTTAGTAAGAATATACGGAGGCGTTCCTATTTTTGACGGTCTTCAGCAAAACTATAATATTCCCAGAAATTCAACAGATGAAGTGTATAACTTTATTATTTCTGATTTAACAGCAGCTTCGCAGGTTTTACCACAGTCTTATGATGCTGCAAATTTAGGTAGAGCAACCAAAGGTGCTGCCTTAGGAATGTTATCAAAAGTATATCTGTATAAAAAAGATTGGCAGAAAGCTTATGATACTTCCAACCAGGTGATTGCCATGGGATATGCATTGGATCCCGATTTCAACCATTTGTTCAGAGTAGCGGGAGAGTTCGGTACAGAATCGGTTTTTGAAGTTGATTGTGCTTGTACATCACAGTATAAAGGAAGCCAGTATTCGCAGGTACAGGGAGCAAAAGATCAGTTCGGCTGGGGCTTTTTTACGCCTTCACAATCCTTAGAAGATGCATTCGAACCCGGAGATATTCGTAAAGAATTAACCATTCTGAGAAACGGAGAAGTTACACCGGAAGGAGATCTTATCAAGGCAAACCCAACCTCCGTTAATACTTATAATCAAAAAGCTTATGTTCCTAAAAGCCAGCAGAATACTGCTTGTGATGACGGATCAGTTCAGAATATCAGAATTTTGAGATTTGCCGAAGTTTTATTAATCAATGCAGAAGCTGCTAATGAACTTGGGAATACAGCAACGGCTATCACAAATCTTAATAAAGTAAGAACAAGAGCGATGTTGCCAAACACTACAGCGTCTTCTCAGGCTGCATTAAGAACAGCTATATGGCATGAACGAAGAGTTGAGCTTGCGATGGAAGGAGACCGTTTTGTAGACCTTGTAAGAACAGGACAGGCTGCGTCAGTACTGGCTCCTTATGGATTTAAAGCCGGTAAGAATGAGCTTTTCCCGATTCCTTTTTTAGAAATAGGACAAAGTAACGGAGTTTTAACGCAAAACCCGGGCTATTAA